One window from the genome of Oryza glaberrima chromosome 3, OglaRS2, whole genome shotgun sequence encodes:
- the LOC127768574 gene encoding uncharacterized protein LOC127768574: MVLRRRQRPAAAAAGGLLGPWLLVAVLVYSSFLGSTVFLAVDAARTSAFVAVAPLPMAPSPSPTAAELVGDSKRKVPTGANPLHNR, encoded by the coding sequence ATGGTCCTGCGCCGGAGACagagaccggcggcggcggctgcaggtgGGCTGCTCGGGCCGTGGCTCCTCGTCGCCGTGCTTGTATACTCCTCGTTCCTCGGCTCCACCGTCTTCTTGGCAGTCGACGCCGCCCGCACGTCGGCGTTCGTGGCCGTGGCGCCGCTACCGATGGCcccctcgccatcgccgaccGCGGCCGAGCTTGTCGGTGACAGCAAGCGGAAGGTGCCCACCGGTGCAAATCCGCTGCACAACAGATGA
- the LOC127765977 gene encoding transcription factor bHLH30-like, producing MGAHGDHRHHHHHQEAGVLVDEEEEEVIEQACGGPTSGVVEQEVGGDGGGVCQDAAGMVFEATSSVGSVSATMGPPPIMCWPPPAQPVHGAIHHHHNLGGGGGQQSPFFPLLPPLPPQPPPPPPFFADFYARRALQYAYDHSGGASSSSDPLGLGGLYMGHHGSHVAGMMMPPPFAPSPFGDLGRMTAQEIMDAKALAASKSHSEAERRRRERINAHLARLRSLLPNTTKTDKASLLAEVIQHVKELKRQTSEITEEACPLPTESDELTVDASSDEDGRLVVRASLCCDDRTDLLPDLIRALKALRLRALKAEITTLGGRVKNVLVVTGDDSAAAAACAGTDGDGEQQEEAMQAPMSPQHTVASIQDALRAVMERTASATEESGGSGAGGGLKRQRTTSLSAILENRSI from the exons ATGGGTGCTCATGGagaccaccgccaccaccaccaccatcaagaAGCCGGGGTgctcgtcgacgaggaggaggaggaggtgatcgAGCAGGCTTGCGGTGGCCCGACGAGCGGCGTGGTGGAGCAAGAGGTGGGGGGAGACGGTGGTGGAGTGTGCCAAGATGCTGCCGGCATGGTGTTCGAGGCGACCAGTAGCGTCGGGAGCGTGAGCGCCACCATGGGGCCGCCGCCGATCATGTgctggccaccgccggcgcagCCTGTCCACGGTgcaatccaccaccaccacaacctaggcggcggcggcggccagcagaGCCCGTTCttcccgctgctgccgcccctGCCCCCtcagcccccgccgccgcccccgttcTTCGCCGACTTCTACGCGCGGCGGGCGCTCCAGTACGCGTACGACCACTccggcggcgcgtcgtcgtcgtccgacCCGCTCGGCCTCGGCGGGCTCTACATGGGTCACCACGGCTCCCACGTCGCCGGCATGATGATGCCGCCGCCCTTCGCTCCGTCGCCGTTCGGCGACCTCGGCCGGATGACCGCGCAGGAGATCATGGACGCCAAGGCGCTGGCCGCGTCCAAGAGCCACAGCgaggccgagcgccgccgccgcgagcggaTCAACGCGCACCTCGCCCGCCTCCGCAGCCTCCTCCCCAACACAACcaag ACGGACAAGGCGTCGCTGCTCGCGGAGGTGATCCAGCACGTCAAGGAGCTGAAGCGGCAGACGTCGGAGATCACGGAGGAGGCGTGCCCGCTCCCCACCGAGTCGGACGAGCTCACCGTCGACGCATCGAGCGACGAGGACGGGCGCCTCGTCGTGCGCGCGTCGCTCTGCTGCGACGACCGCACCGACCTCCTGCCGGACCTCATCCGCGCGCTCAAGGCGCTCCGGCTGCGCGCGCTCAAGGCCGAGATCACCACACTCGGCGGCCGCGTCAAGAACGTGCTCGTCGTCACCGGGGacgacagcgccgccgccgccgcctgcgcggggacggacggggacggcgagcagcaggaggaggcgaTGCAGGCGCCCATGTCGCCGCAGCACACGGTCGCGTCCATCCAGGACGCGCTGCGCGCCGTCATGGAGCGGACGGCGTCGGCCACCGAGGAGTCCGGGGGGTCGGGCGCCGGCGGTGGGCTCAAGCGGCAGCGCACCACGAGCCTCTCGGCGATCCTAGAGAACAGGTCTATCTAA
- the LOC127765674 gene encoding probable phospholipase A2 homolog 2 isoform X2, whose protein sequence is MRFFLKLAPRCSVLLLLLLVTASRGLNIGDLLGSTPAKDQGCSRTCESQFCTIAPLLRYGKYCGILYSGCPGERPCDALDACCMVHDHCVDTHNDDYLNTMCNENLLSCIDRVSGATFPGNKCNVGQTASVIRGVIETAVFAGKILHKRDDGQ, encoded by the exons atGAGGTTCTTCCTCAAGCTCGCTCCTCGGTGTTCCGTGCTGCTTCTCCTCTTGCTGGTGACGGCGTCGCGGGGGCTTAACATCGGCGACCTGCTTGGCAGCACGCCGGCG AAGGACCAGGGATGTAGCCGGACGTGCGAATCCCAGTTTTGCACAA TTGCACCTCTGCTGAGGTACGGCAAGTACTGCGGGATCCTCTACAGCGGGTGCCCCGGCGAGAGGCCATGCGACGCGCTCGACGCCTGCTGCATGGTGCACGACCACTGCGTCGACACCCACAACG ACGACTACCTGAACACGATGTGCAACGAGAACCTGCTGAGCTGCATCGACCGGGTGAGCGGGGCGACGTTCCCGGGGAACAAGTGCAACGTCGGCCAGACGGCGTCCGTCATCAGGGGGGTCATCGAGACGGCCGTGTTCGCCGGCAAGATCCTCCACAAGCGCGACGACGGCCAATAG
- the LOC127765674 gene encoding uncharacterized protein LOC127765674 isoform X1 — protein MQPTTSESCTSAEVRQVLRDPLQRVPRREAMRRARRLLHGARPLRRHPQRRLPEHDVQREPAELHRPGERGDVPGEQVQRRPDGVRHQGGHRDGRVRRQDPPQARRRPIASHHVSHIHTRYRESVIVQRSLEVIKPRGGVHRWPWRGGAATRTRHARACWQLDHLWFVGVGIGPRLLVRQWRWPLATRSNIMLC, from the exons ATGCAACCGACGACCTCTGAAAGTTGCACCTCTGCTGAGGTACGGCAAGTACTGCGGGATCCTCTACAGCGGGTGCCCCGGCGAGAGGCCATGCGACGCGCTCGACGCCTGCTGCATGGTGCACGACCACTGCGTCGACACCCACAACG ACGACTACCTGAACACGATGTGCAACGAGAACCTGCTGAGCTGCATCGACCGGGTGAGCGGGGCGACGTTCCCGGGGAACAAGTGCAACGTCGGCCAGACGGCGTCCGTCATCAGGGGGGTCATCGAGACGGCCGTGTTCGCCGGCAAGATCCTCCACAAGCGCGACGACGGCCAATAGCTAGCCACCACGTTTCGCACATACACACGCGGTACAGGGAATCAGTGATAGTACAAAGAAGCCTAGAGGTAATAAAAccgcgcggcggcgtccaccGGTGGCCGTGGCGTGGCGGTGCGGCAACCAGAACGCGGCATGCGCGCGCTTGCTGGCAGCTGGACCACCTGTGGTTCGTAGGCGTAGGCATTGGACCTCGGTTGTTGGTGCGGCAATGGCGTTGGCCACTGGCGACGAGGAGTAACATTATGCTCTGTTAG